The following coding sequences are from one Panicum hallii strain FIL2 chromosome 5, PHallii_v3.1, whole genome shotgun sequence window:
- the LOC112894430 gene encoding inner membrane protein ALBINO3, chloroplastic: MAKALLSSPSSLLPALPRAGGGAAGPLPPLRLRPGRRRAAACAVRAGLHGLDSLGGPHLQAALERAEAALYTLADAAVVAADAAAGGGDAGQAATAVQKNGGWFGFISEALEVVLKVLKDGLSAVHVPYSYGFAIILLTILVKAATLPLTKKQVESTLAMQNLQPQIKAIQQRYAGNQERIQLETARLYRQAGVNPLAGCFPTLATIPVWIGLYQALSNVANEGLLTEGFFWIPSLGGPTTIAARQSGSGISWLFPFVDGHPPIGWHDTICYLVLPVLLVASQYVSMEIMKPPQSDDPSQKNTLLVLKFLPFMIGWFSLSVPSGLSIYWFTNNVLSTAQQIWLRKMGGAKPVVSEGGSGIITAGRAKRSNAQPAGERFRQLKEQENRRKLNKTLASGDSKASAYDSEDEESDDETEEEGGPVEEASSTGSDKKLPSYSGKKGKRSKRKRMVQ, encoded by the exons ATGGCCAAGGCGCTgctctcctccccctcctccctgcTCCCCGCGCTGCCCCGCGCCGGCGGGGGCGCCGCGGGCCCGCTTCCGCCGCTCCGGCTCCGCCCGGGCCGCCGGCGCGCCGCGGCGTGCGCGGTGCGGGCGGGCCTCCACGGGCTCGACTCGCTCGGGGGACCCCACCTCCAGGCCGCGCTGGAGCGCGCCGAGGCCGCGCTCTACACGCTCGCGGACGCCGCGGTCGTCGCGGCCGACGCCGCGGCCGGGGGAGGGGACGCGGGGCAGGCGGCCACGGCGGTGCAGAAGAACGGCGGGTGGTTCGGCTTCATCTCCGAGGCCCTCGAGGTCGTGCTCAAG GTGCTCAAGGATGGTCTTTCAGCAGTTCATGTGCCATACTCTTATGGGTTTGCAATCATTCTGCTCACCATCCTCGTCAAGGCTGCGACATTGCCTCTAACAAAAAAGCAG GTGGAATCAACTCTGGCAATGCAGAATTTACAGCCGCAGATTAAGGCAATCCAGCAGAGATATGCAGGCAACCAG GAAAGGATACAGCTAGAGACTGCTCGGTTATATCGGCAAGCTGGAGTTAACCCCTTAGCAG GATGTTTTCCAACGCTGGCAACAATACCTGTCTGGATTGGCCTTTACCAAGCACTTTCAAATGTAGCAAATGAG GGGCTGTTGACTGAAGGATTTTTCTGGATTCCATCATTGGGAGGCCCTACAACAATTGCAGCTCGGCAAAGTGGTTCTGGAATTTCGTGGCTCTTCCCATTTGTG GATGGTCATCCTCCAATAGGCTGGCATGACACAATATGTTATCTTGTGTTGCCTGTGCTACTTGTTGCTTCCCAATATGTCTCTATGGAGATAATGAAGCCACCCCAG AGCGATGACCCATCACAGAAGAACACACTGCTCGTTTTGAAATTTCTTCCGTTTATGATTGGATGGTTCTCTTTGTCCGTGCCATCAGGACTGTCCATTTATTG GTTTACGAACAATGTCCTCAGCACAGCCCAGCAGATTTGGTTACGGAAAATGGGAGGAGCAAAGCCTGTAGTCAGTGAGGGAGGTAGCGGAATAATTACAGCAGGACGTGCAAAACGCTCTAATGCTCAACCAGCTGGGGAAAG GTTTAGGCAGCTAAAAGAACAAGAGAACAGGAGAAAACTCAACAAAACACTTGCTTCAGGAGATTCAAAAGCATCAGCATATGACTCAGAGGATGAAGAATCAGATGATGAGACCGAAGAAGAG GGAGGACCAGTGGAGGAAGCATCCAGCACTGGCAGTGACAAGAAACTTCCAAGTTACTCGGGGAAGAAAGGCAAAAGATCGAAGAGGAAGCGCATGGTGCAGTAA
- the LOC112895703 gene encoding glutathione hydrolase 3-like encodes MAARGGGGLQGPLLGAAGAVSQQDHPPRGRRSGRPWTVLAIAVALLVLAGVLLLLSSGGAGAASRPTVAGARRSRHEVESGVGAAAADDARCSEVGAAALRAGGHAVDAAVAAALCLGVVHPMSSGVGGGAFVVVRDAASGRAVAFDARETAPAAATPDMYAADPSTKYQGALAMGVPGELAGLHAAWSRYGRLPWRDLVAPAIRLARDGYEVVAYVARALKTSEADVLADPGLRAVFAPQGRVLAAGETCRNPALADALERVAEEGAAAFYGGAVGEAFVRDVRAAGGIVTVDDLRGYKVEVSDAMRADAMGYSFLGMPPPSSGTVGMAMVLNVLGGYKSLGFLKGFLGIHRLIEAIKHMLAIRMGLGDPDFVNVAGDVAQMLSLPFADRIRGRIVDNTTFPPGYYFPKWSQLDDHGTSHLCVVDSDRNAVAMTTTVNYYFGAKVLSPSTGIVLNNEMDDFSIPEKRTPDHLPPAPANFIAPGKRPLSSMTPLIILKNGQLAGVVGGSGGTNIIATVLQVFLNHFVVGMDPLAAVQQPRVYHKLIPNVVTYEDETVVSGEVIALSDRAKAFLEQRGHRLRSTGSGAVCQFIVHELATPAASGGGVFRGRLTAVSDPRKDGRPAGL; translated from the exons AtggccgcgcgcggcggcggcggcctgcagggCCCTCTCCTCGGGGCCGCCGGAGCGGTCTCGCAGCAGGACCACCCTCCCCGGGGGCGGCGGAGCGGTCGCCCGTGGACCGTGCTGGCCATCGCCGTGGCGCTCCTGGTCCTGGCGGGCGTCCTGCTGCTCCTGAGCTCCGGCGGCGCTGGTGCTGCCAGTCGTCCCACGGTCGCCGGCGCGCGGCGGAGCCGGCACGAGGTGGAGTCCGGCgtgggcgccgcggcggcggacgaCGCGCGGTGCTCGGAGGTGGGCGccgcggcgctgcgcgcgggCGGGCACGCGGTGGAcgccgccgtggccgccgcGCTCTGCCTCGGCGTGGTGCACCCGATGTCGAGCGGCGTCGGCGGGGGCGCCTTCGTCGTCGTCAGGGACGCCGCCTCCGGACGCGCCGTCGCCTTCGACGCCAGGGAGACCGCGCCGGCCGCGGCCACGCCG GACATGTACGCGGCCGACCCGTCGACGAAGTACCAGGGCGCGCTCGCCATGGGCGTCCCCGGCGAGCTTGCGGGCCTCCACGCCGCGTGGTCGCGGTACGGCCGGCTCCCCTGGCGTGACCTCGTCGCGCCGGCGATCCGCCTGGCGCGTGACGGCTACGAGGTCGTGGCGTACGTGGCCCGCGCGCTCAAGACCAGCGAGGCCGACGTGCTCGCCGACCCCGGCCTGCGCGCCGTGTTCGCGCCGCAGGGGCGGGTGCTGGCGGCCGGCGAGACGTGCCGCAATCCGGCTCTGGCCGACGCGCTGGAGCGCGTCGCCGAGGAGGGCGCCGCGGCGTTCTACGGCGGCGCTGTCGGGGAGGCGTTCGTCCGCGACGTCAGGGCGGCGGGCGGGATCGTGACGGTGGACGACCTGAGGGGGTACAAGGTGGAGGTGAGCGACGCCATGCGCGCCGACGCCATGGGGTACAGCTTCCTCGGCATGCCGCCGCCGTCCAGCGGCACCGTCGGGATGGCAATG GTGCTGAACGTCCTGGGTGGGTACAAGTCGCTCGGGTTCTTGAAGGGGTTTCTCGGCATCCACCGGCTCATCGAAGCGATCAAGCACATGCTGGCCATTCGGATGGGCCTCGGCGACCCTGACTTCGTCAACGTGGCCGGCGACGTCGCCCAGATGCTGTCGCTGCCGTTCGCCGACAGGATCCGGGGAAGGATCGTCGACAACACGACGTTTCCTCCCGGCTACTACTTCCCAAA ATGGAGCCAGCTGGACGACCACGGCACGAGCCACCTGTGCGTGGTGGACAGCGACCGGAACGCGGTGGCGATGACGACGACCGTGAACTACTACTTCGGCGCCAAGGTGCTGTCGCCGTCGACGGGCATCGTGCTGAACAACGAGATGGACGACTTCTCCATCCCCGAGAAGCGCACGCCGGACCACCTCCCGCCCGCGCCGGCGAACTTCATCGCGCCGGGCAAGCGGCCGCTGTCCTCCATGACGCCACTCATCATACTCAAG AACGGtcagctcgccggcgttgttggcggcagcggcgggacgAACATCATCGCCACGGTGCTCCAGGTCTTCCTGAACCACTTCGTCGTCGGCATGGACCCTCTGGCCGCCGTCCAGCAGCCCCGGGTCTACCACAAG CTTATCCCCAACGTGGTGACGTACGAGGACGAGACGGTGGTCTCCGGTGAGGTGATCGCGCTCAGCGACAGGGCGAAGGCGTTCCTGGAGCAGCGGGGGCACCGGCTGCGGAGCACCGGCTCGGGCGCCGTGTGCCAGTTCATCGTGCACGAGCTGGCGACGCCGGCCgcgtcgggcggcggcgtgttcCGCGGGAGGCTCACCGCCGTCAGCGACCCCAGGAAGGACGGCAGGCCGGCGGGGTTGTGA
- the LOC112895963 gene encoding uncharacterized protein LOC112895963 isoform X1: MRSRSSTDRLEALSLEIERKLQKALSSNSQRLQILQQLFADIALKVDDRARDAIMSKNDDGIAPVDEREDGRLCFYEILANHFVRMPESGRRILELIVQLWSQSFASNIFALLFHKWLFEAPVDGKEISLRSSSALVQGATNVFWIDIQTNTRHFLSLYHYLLEDVALVPDRLTKISLQAGRDLFLLLSRFMFFYDQDHLLSSFLEHFPTFPNSFLVGGPADYFVIELTDQLQKLKIEPVLLHYLSRMSILQGLELRLSTSTRLKACLYSFTSPGGPTYPTRAVRHAAWNTLDLLFPVGRYPRHVISLFFRLLYPWYWPSSCWNFVVTCAMTIYYYILNLLVSTWESLRRHSHRRRRGE, encoded by the exons ATGCGGAGCCGGAGCTCCACCGACCGCCTCGAGGCGCTCTCCCTCGAGATCGAGCGCAAGCTGCAGAAG GCTCTGAGCTCCAACTCACAGCGTCTCCAGATACTGCAGCAATTGTTTGCCGATATCGCATTGAAGGTGGATGATCGTGCCCGAG ATGCAATTATGAGCAAGAATGATGATGGCATTGCTCCAGTAGATGAACGAGAAGATGGTCGGCTGTGCTTCTATGAGATTCTTGCCAATCATTTTGTTAGGATGCCTGAAAGTGGGAGGCGTATACTCGAATTGATAGTGCAACTCTGGAGCCAGTCCTTTGCGTCCAACATATTTGCACTTCTTTTCCACAAATGG TTGTTTGAAGCCCCTGTTGATGGAAAGGAAATATCGCTAAGATCCAGCTCTGCCCTTGTTCAAGGTGCTACAAATGTTTTTTG GATTGACATACAGACAAATACAAGACATTTTCTCTCCTTGTATCAT TATCTCCTTGAGGATGTTGCTCTAGTCCCTGACCGACTTACTAAAATATCATTACAG GCTGGTAGAGACCTTTTCCTTCTGCTCTCTAGATTCATGTTCTTCTATGATCAGG ATCATTTGCTCTCTAGTTTCCTAGAGCATTTTCCCACTTTTCCGAATTCTTTCTTGGTTGGTGGTCCAGCAGATTACTTTGTAATTGAACTCACTGATCAG CTTCAAAAGCTAAAAATCGAACCAGTACTACTGCACTACCTCTCCCGCATGAGCATACTTCAAG GGTTGGAACTGAGGTTGAGTACAAGCACTAGATTAAAGGCCTGCCTCTACAGCTTCACTTCTCCTGGTGGCCCTACCTACCCAACACGAGCGGTGCGGCACGCAGCCTGGAATACATTGGATTTGCTTTTCCCT GTTGGTCGCTACCCAAGGCACGTGATAAGCCTGTTCTTCCGGCTTCTGTATCCGTGGTACTGGCCTTCCTCTTGCTGGAACTTCGTGGTGACCTGTGCCATGACTATCTACTACTACATCCTAAACCTGCTCGTCTCAACCTGGGAGAGCCTGAGGCGGCATAGTCACCGAAGAAGGCGCGGTGAATGA
- the LOC112895963 gene encoding uncharacterized protein LOC112895963 isoform X2 has protein sequence MRSRSSTDRLEALSLEIERKLQKALSSNSQRLQILQQLFADIALKVDDRARDAIMSKNDDGIAPVDEREDGRLCFYEILANHFVRMPESGRRILELIVQLWSQSFASNIFALLFHKWLFEAPVDGKEISLRSSSALVQGATNVFWIDIQTNTRHFLSLYHYLLEDVALVPDRLTKISLQLQKLKIEPVLLHYLSRMSILQGLELRLSTSTRLKACLYSFTSPGGPTYPTRAVRHAAWNTLDLLFPVGRYPRHVISLFFRLLYPWYWPSSCWNFVVTCAMTIYYYILNLLVSTWESLRRHSHRRRRGE, from the exons ATGCGGAGCCGGAGCTCCACCGACCGCCTCGAGGCGCTCTCCCTCGAGATCGAGCGCAAGCTGCAGAAG GCTCTGAGCTCCAACTCACAGCGTCTCCAGATACTGCAGCAATTGTTTGCCGATATCGCATTGAAGGTGGATGATCGTGCCCGAG ATGCAATTATGAGCAAGAATGATGATGGCATTGCTCCAGTAGATGAACGAGAAGATGGTCGGCTGTGCTTCTATGAGATTCTTGCCAATCATTTTGTTAGGATGCCTGAAAGTGGGAGGCGTATACTCGAATTGATAGTGCAACTCTGGAGCCAGTCCTTTGCGTCCAACATATTTGCACTTCTTTTCCACAAATGG TTGTTTGAAGCCCCTGTTGATGGAAAGGAAATATCGCTAAGATCCAGCTCTGCCCTTGTTCAAGGTGCTACAAATGTTTTTTG GATTGACATACAGACAAATACAAGACATTTTCTCTCCTTGTATCAT TATCTCCTTGAGGATGTTGCTCTAGTCCCTGACCGACTTACTAAAATATCATTACAG CTTCAAAAGCTAAAAATCGAACCAGTACTACTGCACTACCTCTCCCGCATGAGCATACTTCAAG GGTTGGAACTGAGGTTGAGTACAAGCACTAGATTAAAGGCCTGCCTCTACAGCTTCACTTCTCCTGGTGGCCCTACCTACCCAACACGAGCGGTGCGGCACGCAGCCTGGAATACATTGGATTTGCTTTTCCCT GTTGGTCGCTACCCAAGGCACGTGATAAGCCTGTTCTTCCGGCTTCTGTATCCGTGGTACTGGCCTTCCTCTTGCTGGAACTTCGTGGTGACCTGTGCCATGACTATCTACTACTACATCCTAAACCTGCTCGTCTCAACCTGGGAGAGCCTGAGGCGGCATAGTCACCGAAGAAGGCGCGGTGAATGA
- the LOC112895963 gene encoding uncharacterized protein LOC112895963 isoform X3 — protein MSKNDDGIAPVDEREDGRLCFYEILANHFVRMPESGRRILELIVQLWSQSFASNIFALLFHKWLFEAPVDGKEISLRSSSALVQGATNVFWIDIQTNTRHFLSLYHYLLEDVALVPDRLTKISLQAGRDLFLLLSRFMFFYDQDHLLSSFLEHFPTFPNSFLVGGPADYFVIELTDQLQKLKIEPVLLHYLSRMSILQGLELRLSTSTRLKACLYSFTSPGGPTYPTRAVRHAAWNTLDLLFPVGRYPRHVISLFFRLLYPWYWPSSCWNFVVTCAMTIYYYILNLLVSTWESLRRHSHRRRRGE, from the exons ATGAGCAAGAATGATGATGGCATTGCTCCAGTAGATGAACGAGAAGATGGTCGGCTGTGCTTCTATGAGATTCTTGCCAATCATTTTGTTAGGATGCCTGAAAGTGGGAGGCGTATACTCGAATTGATAGTGCAACTCTGGAGCCAGTCCTTTGCGTCCAACATATTTGCACTTCTTTTCCACAAATGG TTGTTTGAAGCCCCTGTTGATGGAAAGGAAATATCGCTAAGATCCAGCTCTGCCCTTGTTCAAGGTGCTACAAATGTTTTTTG GATTGACATACAGACAAATACAAGACATTTTCTCTCCTTGTATCAT TATCTCCTTGAGGATGTTGCTCTAGTCCCTGACCGACTTACTAAAATATCATTACAG GCTGGTAGAGACCTTTTCCTTCTGCTCTCTAGATTCATGTTCTTCTATGATCAGG ATCATTTGCTCTCTAGTTTCCTAGAGCATTTTCCCACTTTTCCGAATTCTTTCTTGGTTGGTGGTCCAGCAGATTACTTTGTAATTGAACTCACTGATCAG CTTCAAAAGCTAAAAATCGAACCAGTACTACTGCACTACCTCTCCCGCATGAGCATACTTCAAG GGTTGGAACTGAGGTTGAGTACAAGCACTAGATTAAAGGCCTGCCTCTACAGCTTCACTTCTCCTGGTGGCCCTACCTACCCAACACGAGCGGTGCGGCACGCAGCCTGGAATACATTGGATTTGCTTTTCCCT GTTGGTCGCTACCCAAGGCACGTGATAAGCCTGTTCTTCCGGCTTCTGTATCCGTGGTACTGGCCTTCCTCTTGCTGGAACTTCGTGGTGACCTGTGCCATGACTATCTACTACTACATCCTAAACCTGCTCGTCTCAACCTGGGAGAGCCTGAGGCGGCATAGTCACCGAAGAAGGCGCGGTGAATGA